The Oceaniferula marina genomic sequence GCAGAGGCGGACACATCATCATTAATAATCGTCAGAGCGCAACTCTAAAGTCGGGTATTGCGCGGATTTAGACGCATTTACCTCATGATATACGGATTGCGTCACACAAAGGGGAGGTGACGGGATGATTATGCGAGCAGCTCCGGGTAGCAACGTTGGGCCATTTCGCTTGAGACCCTGTGGATATCCGGGCTGGAGGAGGCAGAGAGAATATCCTGCATGGCCTCGGTGCATTCGGCACTGGAGAGTGAACGAACGGCTTTTTTGATACTGGGCAGCATGTGGGATCCGACCGAGAGTTCATCAATGCCGAGCCCGACGAGAAGGGGGGTCAGCATCAGATCACTGGCCATTTCACCGCAGACGCCGGTCCAGATACCGTTGTCCTTGGCCGCCTTGACGGTAATATCCATCAGTCGGATGACTGCTGGGTGGGTGGGTTTGTAGAGGTGGGCAACGTAGTGGTTGACCCGGTCGACGGCCACAGTGTACTGGATCAAATCATTGGTTCCGATAGAGAAAAAGTCGACCTCGCGTGCGATTTCATTGGCCATCATGGCCGCAGATGGAATTTCAATCATCACGCCCGTTTCGATCTTTTCATCGAATGGCACGTTTTCGCGATGAAGCTCATCCATGCATTGCTTCAGTAGATCTTTGGCCGTGCGAACTTCCCGTAACCCGGAAATCATGGGAAACATAATGCCAAGTTTTCCGTGGGTGCTGGCTCGGAGGATGGCTCGGAGCTGTTCTTTGAACAACGCGGTTCGGGTCAGTGATACCCGGATACCCCGCCAACCAAGGAAAGGATTGGGTTCCGGGTGGGAGAGGGGTTCGGCCGGGATTTTATCACCTCCGGCATCGAGGGTGCGGATGATCGCTTGGTGGGGGCTCGTGGCCTCCGCTACCTCGGTGTATACTTCGGTTTGTTGCTGCTCATCGGGCATTTCCCCACCTTCCAGTAGATAAAACTCGGTGCGGAATAGTCCGACACCTTCTGCTCCGGACTGTTGGACCATCGGTAATTCATTGGTGAATTCGATGTTGGCAGAGAGGGTGATTCGACGCCCGTCCGAGGTTGTGGTGTTTTTTTCTCGAAGGCCCTCCAGCTTTTTCAGGGCGGACTTTTTACTTTCCGCCTGATCCTGGTAGAAACGGACCGTTTCGGCGCTTGGGTTGAGGATGAGTTTTCCCGTGTATCCATCGAGGATGGCTTCGGTCAGGGTCTGGGTGTCGATAATGACATTTTCCAATCCGACAACCGCTGGGATGCCAAGCGATCGGGCAAGGATGGCGGTGTGTGAGTTGACGCTGCCCTGTTCGGTGGCAAAACCTTGCACATTGGCCCGGTCGATCATCGCCGTGTCACTGGGGGTCAGGTCATAAGCGACCATGATATGTTTGTGGTCCGGGCGCTCAATCTGCTGGCTTGGCGTATCGAACTGAAAATTGCGCAGCACCCGTTGGCAGACATCGTCGATATCGGCCGCCCGTTCCTTGAAATAACTGTCATTGAGCCGGCGCATTGATTCCAGGAAGTTCTGCATGACGGCGTAGAATGCATATTCCGCATTTTGGCAGCGGTCTGTAATGGCCTCATTGACACGTCTGATCAGCGACGGGTCTTCAAGCACCATAACGTGGGCTTCAAAAATTTTTTCGCTGCCGTCGCCTGAGAGGTTTTCGATGTGTTGACGCAGTTCATCGAGTTGCTTCTTAGTGATCTCGACCGCTTGTTCGAACCGCTTCTGCTCGTTGGCGATTTGCGAGGCAGGGATTTCGTAGACGTCGGGTGCGGAGAATCCACGAGCCGCAACGTGCACGGGACCGAAGGCGATCCCGGGAGATCCCGCGGTGCCTTGAATAATGGTTTCCTGATCCTCGTTCTGCATGTGTGGTTAGTCTGCACACTTGATTCGGGGGAGTCAAGAAGTCTACCGAGAAGATGAATGGCAGGTCGTCTCCATCCGGTTTCGGCATCGTCCGGGCACCGATTCCTGCTAGGGGAAGATGCGTTTGAGGCCCGATGTGGACCGTCGGTTTCCGGAGATCAGGCTTCGAAATTGTTGCTGATCAGGTTGCCCAGTGCCTCAAGGGCATCGTCGGCATCATCGCCATCTGTGGTGATGATGAGGATGGATCCATGGCCGGCAGCGAGCATCATCAGGCCCATGATGGATTTGCCGTCAGCTTGTTCATCGTCTTTTTCTACCTGAATATCGCAAGTGAATTGGCTTGCAGTCTTAACAAACTGGGCTGCGGGACGGGCATGGATGCCCAATTTATTGGTGACGGTGAATTCGGCAGTTGGCATTGTCTGTGGAGGAAGTGTTGCTGATTCCGGTGCCGTGATCCTAGAGAAGAGAGAGACACGGGGGAAGGGAAATTTTTTATTTTCATCCAATCCGGGTGAGTTTTTTTCAAACACCTGATTGACTGGGGTCGTTTAGATTGCGTTTCCTGGGCTTTCCGGTGCCATTTTATCTAGCAATCGCTGATTGAATTCAGCCGCCATATCATAGCCCATATTGCGGAGTTGGTGCTCGAGGCAGGTGGTCGCTACGAGGCGAGCAGTATCGCGTCCAGGGGCCACTGGGATTTCGACGTGGGTGACTTCCCAGTCGAGGATGGTGTAGGTTTCCCGGTTCACACCCAAGCGGTCGACTTTGTTGAGGTCGGAGTAGGGTTTGAGTGTGATGACGAGATCGAGTCGCTTGTGGGGGCGGATGCTCCCCAGACCAAACAGGTTGGCCACATTGACGATGCCGATGCCTCGCATTTCAATGAATCCTCGGGAAAACTCTTTGGTGCTGGCAATCAGTTCGTTGCCGACTTTTCGGAGAATGACCATATCGTCTGCTACCAGGGCGCCCCCACGTTCGAGTAGCCCGATTGCGACTTCGCTTTTCCCTACGCCACTGTCGCCCATGATCAATACGCCAACCCCACGGTAATCGATCATACACCCGTGTCGGGTGGTGGATTGGGCGAAGTCATCTTCCAGAAGCAGGGTGGCGGAGTTGACAAACTTCATGGTGACCAGCGGTGTAGTAAAAACGGCAACGCCTTCCTCATGTGCGACTTTCAGTAGTTCCGGGGTCAGTTCCTTACCCCGTGAGGTGACGATGCAGGGGATGTTGCGTTTGCATATTTCGCGGAAGCAATCGATTCGCTCTTCATCCGTTCGTTTGCTCAGGAATGATTGTTCTGAGTTGCCAAGCACCTGAATACGTTTGTAGGCAAAATAGGAAAGGTGGCCGGCGAGCGCCAGACCAGGGTGGTTAATCGTGGGTTCGATGATTTTGCGGTTAAAACCGACCGATTCCCCTTGCAGGGTGAGTTTGAGGGCCTTGGCGTGACGTTCAAAAAACTCGGCAACGGTCAGGTGGGAGATGCATTTGCGCTTCTGCTTGGCTGGCATATTGATACTAATAACCAATTTTCTCGTGATTAGGAATCACGAATCACAGGGATCAGGTGAATTTTCTATCGAAAGCACGAATCGTGATGCAGTCGGATCAACGATCGAGAAGAAAAGGGAGGCTCAGGTGGCCGGGGCGATTTTCTGCAATAATAGAGCCAAGCCAAACAGTCCGAAGCAGATAACGGCTGCGGGGATGGAAAAGGTGGCAGCGATGCAAGCGTCAAGCAGGCAGAACCCGGCAAGGGCATGGGAGACGAATGTGGGCTTGGAGTGATTGAGATGTTTCATCGCTCTCAAACTCCAGACCATGTAGATGAGAAGTGCACTTGCCAGAAGCAGATAGGACGGGGGGCTCAGGGGGAGGTCATATCGGGTGTCTGCCAGCCGGAGAATGGATTGGGAAGAAAACTGATAGGCATGAAAGAGTCCAATGGCGAAGATGGGTAAACAGACAAAGATCGAGCCCAGTAGTTTTTGGCGAGAGTATGGCTTGGGGGAAGATTCGGTGGCCGCGACGGTTGATAGTAAGTAGGTGTATAAACCTACTGCC encodes the following:
- the hprK gene encoding HPr(Ser) kinase/phosphatase, whose protein sequence is MPAKQKRKCISHLTVAEFFERHAKALKLTLQGESVGFNRKIIEPTINHPGLALAGHLSYFAYKRIQVLGNSEQSFLSKRTDEERIDCFREICKRNIPCIVTSRGKELTPELLKVAHEEGVAVFTTPLVTMKFVNSATLLLEDDFAQSTTRHGCMIDYRGVGVLIMGDSGVGKSEVAIGLLERGGALVADDMVILRKVGNELIASTKEFSRGFIEMRGIGIVNVANLFGLGSIRPHKRLDLVITLKPYSDLNKVDRLGVNRETYTILDWEVTHVEIPVAPGRDTARLVATTCLEHQLRNMGYDMAAEFNQRLLDKMAPESPGNAI
- the ptsP gene encoding phosphoenolpyruvate--protein phosphotransferase, producing MQNEDQETIIQGTAGSPGIAFGPVHVAARGFSAPDVYEIPASQIANEQKRFEQAVEITKKQLDELRQHIENLSGDGSEKIFEAHVMVLEDPSLIRRVNEAITDRCQNAEYAFYAVMQNFLESMRRLNDSYFKERAADIDDVCQRVLRNFQFDTPSQQIERPDHKHIMVAYDLTPSDTAMIDRANVQGFATEQGSVNSHTAILARSLGIPAVVGLENVIIDTQTLTEAILDGYTGKLILNPSAETVRFYQDQAESKKSALKKLEGLREKNTTTSDGRRITLSANIEFTNELPMVQQSGAEGVGLFRTEFYLLEGGEMPDEQQQTEVYTEVAEATSPHQAIIRTLDAGGDKIPAEPLSHPEPNPFLGWRGIRVSLTRTALFKEQLRAILRASTHGKLGIMFPMISGLREVRTAKDLLKQCMDELHRENVPFDEKIETGVMIEIPSAAMMANEIAREVDFFSIGTNDLIQYTVAVDRVNHYVAHLYKPTHPAVIRLMDITVKAAKDNGIWTGVCGEMASDLMLTPLLVGLGIDELSVGSHMLPSIKKAVRSLSSAECTEAMQDILSASSSPDIHRVSSEMAQRCYPELLA
- a CDS encoding HPr family phosphocarrier protein codes for the protein MPTAEFTVTNKLGIHARPAAQFVKTASQFTCDIQVEKDDEQADGKSIMGLMMLAAGHGSILIITTDGDDADDALEALGNLISNNFEA